In Saccharomyces paradoxus chromosome IV, complete sequence, the DNA window CCAGGTAATCAACTTTGAGACGATTGGGGAGCCGTATAAACAAACAGCTGTCTGTAGTAATATAGTTTTCAATTGCAATCAGGCTAGTTTATAATGTTTTGAGAGGTCGCTTGGGTTACCCTGACAAAGCGGTGGCTTATGTCAAAAAGGCTGACGCTGATAATAATGACGGTTGGTGGAAGCATATGAGCAGTAGCACTAGCAGCACTAGCAGCAGTAGTGTAAGACCAAATTAGCATGGCTACGTTCAACCCCCATAACGAGATGGAGAACCAGGCACGTGTACAGGAGTACAAGGTTTCCACCGGCAGAGGCGGAGCCGGCAACATCCATAAGTCTATGTCCAAGCCGTCTCCCGTACTTCTTCCTTTGAAATCCAACTCAAAGCCAGCAGcaaacaacaacaacaatgggAGCACACAGGAAAAGGTTCCGCGTTTTGCAATTGGCAGGGGCGGTGCTGGCAATATCTTTCATGATCCGCACCTGACGAGATCCGCCCAACAACTAGACTCCAACGATAATATCAACTATAACGATGTGATTGATGACATTGACGATTATATCTCCCCTATAACTTCAGATATGGTCGATGAAGATGGGCCAAACGCGGTGACAAACACCAGGTCTCGTATCAGCGCGACAAGGAGCCACCAATCTTTGCACGCTTCCACTTCGTCTCCCAACAACAAGGCCCCAATTGTCGTTGGTAGAGGCGGGGCAGgaaacattttctttaacaaaaagaaggtaTCCAGCAATGGTGGAAACGAAGAGGACGAGATACGAGGCGGTAATGTTGAGGATGAGGATACGATCAATGCAAACGAGGACAATTTGTTCGTGGTGACTTCGAACGGCAATGCATTGGCGGCAATAAAGTCTACATCCAAGAAACCCAAAAATAAGCACAAGGGCAAAAGCGTGCCGGAAAAATTTGCCATTGGAAGAGGCGGCGCTGGGAACATAATTTCGCCCAAGTCGAGCAGGAACACTATAAACCACAACTCaaacgatgatgatgaggatgaagTTAATCTGAAAGACGACAatagtaaagaaaagaagaagaagaagaagaaaaagaaatcggggtttttcaattctttgaaaactATGTTTAATTGAAATAACATTCATCagcaaataaataaataaataaataaataaataaataaataaataatataacatcataaaataaataataattcaAGAGTTTTAAACTTGACTAGCtagttctttcaaaagtttgTAATCACGTTGAACGATACCACCATTACTTGGTAAATAGGTAGTGCCGTTCATTAAGAACTTATCGACAGAGGCAGCGCACTTTCTACCTTCTTGGATGGCCCAGACAATTAAAGACTGTCCTCTTCTACAGTCACCACATGCGAACGTCTTTCCTCCGTCAATAGAGTACGAAGAGTCGTCCAATGTGGCGATGGTACCACGTCTCGTCTTCTTCACTTCGCTATCGTTGCCGCTGATCAATTCAGGACCAACGAATCCCATCGACAACAAAATGATATCGGCTTCGAAGATCTCTTCACTGTTAGGAATTTCTACCATTTGCCACACGCCACTTTGAGACTTCTTCCATTCTACACGTACCGTTCTGATGGCAGTGACTTCACCCTCATCGTTACCGATAAATTCCTTAGACAAGATACAGTATTCACGAGGGTCTCTGCCATAATGTTCCTTCACTTCAGCATGACCGTAGTCTACCCTCATGACACGTGGCCATTGAGGCCATGGGTTGTCTTTGGCACGTTCCACTGGCGGCTCAGGCAACAAttcaaaattcaaaaccGATGCTGCACCATGTCTCACCGATGTACCCAAACAATCGTTACCTGTGTCACCACCACCAACAACAATCACCTTTTTACCTTGAATCTTTTCGCGAATGATTTCCAAATCTTTGTCCAACAAAGCCTTTGTGTTAGATTCCAACAACTGCATGGCAAAGTCaatattcttcaattcGCGTCCCTTAATGGACAAGTCACGTGGAATGGTAGAACCGATAGCGTACACTACTGCATTGTGCTTGTTGTTCAGTTCGTCCATGCTTATAGTTTTACCGATTTCTGTGTTGGTAACAAAGTCAACACCTTCGGCGCTCAATAGATCAATACGACGCTGCACTACAGCCTTATCCAACTTCATGTTTGGAATACCGTACATCAATAACCCACCACAGCGGTCGGATCTTTCATAAACGGTGACCTTGTGTCCGGCACGGTTTAACATATCAGCACACGCCAAACCGGCTGGACCAGAACCAATAACACCCACTGTAAAACCAGTGCGTGTGCTTGGTGGACATGGCTTAATCCATCCTTCCTTGAAAGCATTGTCAATGATAATTCTTTCAACCGATTTAATACCCACTGGGTCTTCAATAATACCTAGTGTACAAGCTCCCTCACAGGGTGCTGGACACACTCTTCCAGTGAATTCTGGAAAATTGTTTGTCTCTAGCAATTTATCAAGTGCCAACTTCCATTGGTTCTTGAACAGCAATTCATTAAACTTGGGGATGATGTTAGATAGAGGACAACCAGTATCAGACAAACAGAATGGTGTACCACAATCCATGCATCTCGCAGTTTGATATTTGGCATCCTTCTTGGTAATAGGATTAGTAAACTCTTTCCAGTCATTGACTCTGGTCCTTGGGTCCCTGTGTGTCTCATGGCGACGTTTGTGGATCATAAAACCACGcgttttttcaattctctCGCTATTCTTTTCTAGCTGTTTGGCATCTGGGACTGCGTCTTCTAAATCGACAACCTTGGGTTCTTTCAAGGTGGCCTTGTTTGAAATAGTGatacttttcttcttttcttgctcttTGACTTTTTGATTAGCAATCAACAGAGCGTTGACTTCATCATTAACTTCTTGGTTCGATCTAAATTTCTTTAAGTATT includes these proteins:
- the PAR32 gene encoding Par32p (similar to YDL173W), whose translation is MATFNPHNEMENQARVQEYKVSTGRGGAGNIHKSMSKPSPVLLPLKSNSKPAANNNNNGSTQEKVPRFAIGRGGAGNIFHDPHLTRSAQQLDSNDNINYNDVIDDIDDYISPITSDMVDEDGPNAVTNTRSRISATRSHQSLHASTSSPNNKAPIVVGRGGAGNIFFNKKKVSSNGGNEEDEIRGGNVEDEDTINANEDNLFVVTSNGNALAAIKSTSKKPKNKHKGKSVPEKFAIGRGGAGNIISPKSSRNTINHNSNDDDEDEVNLKDDNSKEKKKKKKKKKSGFFNSLKTMFN